The following are from one region of the Pelagibaculum spongiae genome:
- the prpF gene encoding 2-methylaconitate cis-trans isomerase PrpF, whose protein sequence is MSFAPQIKIPATYIRGGTSKGVFFSLGDLPPAAQVAGEARDNLLLRVIGSPDPYGKQTDGMGGATSSTSKTVIVSKSQQADHDVDYLFGQVAIDKAFVDWSGNCGNLSAAVGAFAIEQGLVDPSRIPVNGWATVRIFQVNIQKTIIAHVQISNGQVQETGSFELDGVTFPAAEIKVEFLDPSDSVGSMFPTGNLVDQLEVPGVGSLQATMINAGIPTIFIEAKAIGYNGTELQDQINNDPKALEMFETIRAHGALKMGLIENIEQAAQRQHTPKVAFVGQPLDYTSSSGKNIQPTDIDLLVRALSMGKLHHAMMGTAAVAIATAAAIPGTLVNAAAGGNERSQVCFGHPSGTLTVGAEAEQLDGQWIAKKAVMSRSARILMEGWVRIPI, encoded by the coding sequence ATGTCATTCGCACCACAGATAAAAATCCCGGCAACCTATATTCGTGGCGGCACCAGCAAAGGTGTATTTTTCTCGCTTGGAGATTTGCCGCCAGCGGCGCAGGTTGCAGGTGAAGCTCGTGATAATTTGTTGTTACGGGTGATTGGCAGCCCAGACCCTTACGGCAAGCAAACCGACGGCATGGGTGGCGCAACATCTAGCACTAGCAAAACGGTGATCGTTAGTAAAAGCCAGCAAGCCGATCACGATGTCGATTATCTATTTGGCCAGGTTGCAATTGATAAAGCCTTTGTCGATTGGAGTGGCAATTGCGGTAATTTATCGGCAGCAGTCGGTGCGTTTGCAATTGAACAAGGCTTGGTTGATCCATCACGAATTCCAGTCAATGGGTGGGCAACGGTTAGAATTTTTCAGGTCAATATTCAAAAAACCATCATTGCCCATGTGCAGATTAGCAACGGCCAAGTGCAAGAAACCGGTAGCTTTGAATTAGACGGGGTCACTTTCCCTGCGGCGGAAATCAAGGTTGAATTTCTCGATCCTTCCGATAGTGTCGGCAGTATGTTTCCCACCGGCAATTTAGTTGATCAGCTAGAGGTTCCCGGTGTTGGCAGCTTGCAAGCGACCATGATTAACGCCGGAATCCCAACGATTTTCATTGAAGCTAAAGCGATTGGCTATAACGGAACCGAGTTACAGGATCAAATTAACAATGATCCCAAAGCGCTTGAAATGTTTGAAACTATTCGAGCGCACGGTGCGCTTAAAATGGGTTTAATTGAAAATATTGAACAAGCTGCACAAAGGCAACATACGCCCAAAGTCGCTTTTGTTGGCCAGCCATTGGATTACACCAGCTCCAGTGGAAAAAATATTCAACCCACCGACATAGACCTGTTGGTTCGAGCGCTTTCAATGGGCAAACTACACCACGCCATGATGGGCACTGCCGCAGTTGCAATTGCTACCGCCGCCGCAATTCCGGGCACTTTGGTGAATGCCGCAGCTGGTGGCAACGAACGTAGCCAAGTTTGTTTTGGTCATCCTTCCGGAACCCTGACCGTAGGTGCAGAGGCTGAACAACTGGATGGTCAATGGATTGCAAAAAAGGCGGTAATGAGCCGTAGTGCGCGAATTTTAATGGAAGGCTGGGTGCGGATTCCGATTTAA
- the acnD gene encoding Fe/S-dependent 2-methylisocitrate dehydratase AcnD, which yields MNSAYRKPLAGTTLEYFDSRQAIEDIQPGSFDKLSYTAKILAENLVRRCQPENLTDALKQIIYQKRDLDFPWYPARVVCHDILGQTALVDLAGLRDAIAEQGGDPAQVNPVVPTQLIVDHSLAVEHGGSDPGAFDKNRAIEDRRNEDRFHFIEWTKTAFKNVDVIPAGNGIMHQINLEKMSPVIQANQGIAFPDTCVGTDSHTPHVDALGVIAIGVGGLEAETVMLGRPSMMRLPDIIGVELTGQRQPGITATDIVLAITEFLRGQKVVSSYLEFFGEGAAKLTIGDRATISNMTPEFGASAGMFYIDQQTIDYLKLTGREPEQVALVEHYAKTTGLWADSLKNAQYERKLTFDLSSVCRNMAGPSNPHRRLPTSELVNRGIAVDLDKAQAEEADGKMPDGAVIIAAITSCTNTSNPRNVVAAALVAKKANQLGLISKPWVKTSFAPGSKVAQLYLEKSGLLPELEKLGFGIVGFACTTCNGMSGALDPKIQQEIIERDLYSTAVLSGNRNFDGRIHPYAKQAFLASPPLVVAYAIAGTIRFDIEKDILGYDQQNNPITLKTIWPTDEEIDAIVAESVTPEQFKQIYIPMFDLGTIEQAESPLYDWRETSTYIRRPPYWEGALAGKRDLKGMRPLAVLGDNITTDHLSPSNAILLDSAAGAYLDKMGLPEEDFNSYATHRGDHLTAQRATFANPKLLNEMVRDTGGEIKQGSLARIEPEGNESRMWEAIETYMQRKQPLIIVAGADYGQGSSRDWAAKGVRLAGVEAIVAEGFERIHRTNLVGMGVMPLQFKAGETRHTYQIDGTETFDVQGELTPGAEMILIIRRTNNQTLEVPVTCRLDTAEEVSVYEAGGVLQRFAKDFLAENVA from the coding sequence ATGAATAGCGCATACCGCAAGCCACTTGCTGGCACCACACTGGAATATTTTGATAGTCGACAGGCCATTGAAGATATTCAGCCCGGTAGTTTCGACAAGCTCTCTTATACCGCAAAAATTTTGGCAGAAAATCTGGTGCGTCGTTGCCAGCCAGAAAATCTGACCGATGCCTTAAAACAAATTATCTACCAAAAGCGCGATTTGGATTTCCCATGGTATCCGGCCCGCGTGGTTTGCCATGACATTCTTGGGCAAACCGCACTGGTTGATTTAGCCGGTTTGCGTGATGCAATTGCCGAGCAGGGCGGTGATCCGGCGCAAGTGAACCCGGTGGTACCAACTCAGCTGATTGTTGATCATTCGCTGGCGGTTGAGCATGGCGGATCTGACCCGGGCGCTTTTGATAAAAACCGTGCCATAGAAGATCGACGTAATGAAGATCGGTTTCATTTTATTGAATGGACCAAAACCGCATTTAAAAATGTCGATGTCATTCCCGCCGGCAACGGCATCATGCATCAGATTAATTTAGAGAAAATGTCACCGGTTATTCAGGCCAACCAAGGCATTGCTTTTCCCGATACTTGCGTCGGCACCGACAGCCATACGCCGCATGTTGACGCACTGGGCGTTATCGCAATTGGCGTGGGTGGCCTAGAAGCTGAAACCGTCATGTTGGGCCGACCATCGATGATGCGATTGCCCGATATCATAGGTGTTGAACTGACCGGTCAGCGCCAACCTGGCATTACCGCTACCGATATTGTGCTGGCGATTACCGAGTTTTTGCGAGGGCAGAAGGTTGTTTCTAGTTATCTGGAGTTTTTCGGTGAAGGTGCAGCAAAACTGACCATTGGTGATCGAGCGACGATTTCTAATATGACGCCAGAATTTGGCGCATCGGCTGGTATGTTTTATATCGACCAGCAAACAATTGATTACTTAAAACTTACCGGACGCGAACCCGAGCAAGTAGCATTGGTTGAGCACTACGCAAAAACCACCGGGTTGTGGGCTGACAGTTTAAAAAATGCGCAATATGAGCGAAAGCTGACTTTTGATTTATCCAGTGTCTGCCGAAACATGGCTGGACCGTCTAACCCCCATCGACGTTTACCGACTTCCGAATTGGTCAATCGCGGTATCGCGGTCGATCTAGACAAAGCGCAAGCCGAAGAAGCAGACGGAAAAATGCCCGATGGTGCGGTGATTATTGCGGCGATCACCAGCTGTACCAACACCAGTAATCCTCGCAATGTGGTGGCGGCTGCGTTGGTGGCAAAAAAAGCCAATCAATTAGGCTTGATCAGCAAACCTTGGGTGAAAACTTCTTTTGCGCCAGGTTCAAAAGTGGCCCAACTTTATTTAGAAAAATCGGGGCTATTGCCTGAACTGGAAAAACTGGGTTTCGGTATTGTCGGTTTTGCCTGCACGACGTGTAATGGCATGAGCGGCGCATTGGATCCAAAAATCCAGCAAGAAATCATCGAGCGCGATCTTTATTCCACTGCAGTGCTTTCTGGTAATCGCAATTTCGATGGCAGAATTCATCCCTACGCCAAGCAAGCTTTCCTCGCTTCGCCGCCGCTAGTAGTGGCCTATGCAATTGCTGGCACTATCCGGTTTGATATTGAAAAAGATATTTTGGGTTACGACCAACAAAATAACCCGATTACCTTGAAAACCATTTGGCCAACTGACGAAGAAATTGACGCGATCGTGGCAGAAAGCGTCACACCTGAGCAGTTCAAACAAATTTATATCCCGATGTTTGATTTAGGCACCATAGAGCAAGCAGAAAGTCCGCTCTATGATTGGCGCGAAACTAGTACCTATATTCGCCGGCCTCCTTATTGGGAAGGCGCACTAGCGGGTAAAAGAGATTTAAAAGGTATGCGGCCGCTAGCCGTGCTGGGCGATAACATCACCACCGATCATTTATCGCCTTCCAATGCCATTTTGCTTGATAGCGCCGCCGGTGCCTATCTCGATAAAATGGGTTTGCCCGAGGAAGACTTTAATTCCTACGCCACCCACCGCGGTGATCATTTAACCGCCCAGCGAGCAACTTTTGCCAATCCGAAATTGCTCAATGAGATGGTTCGAGATACTGGCGGTGAAATAAAGCAAGGTTCGCTGGCTCGAATTGAACCGGAAGGCAACGAGAGCCGAATGTGGGAAGCAATTGAAACCTATATGCAGCGCAAACAGCCATTAATCATTGTTGCAGGTGCCGATTATGGCCAAGGATCTTCTCGAGATTGGGCGGCAAAGGGTGTTCGGCTAGCGGGTGTTGAGGCAATTGTTGCCGAAGGTTTTGAACGAATTCATCGTACCAACTTGGTGGGTATGGGCGTGATGCCGCTGCAATTTAAAGCGGGTGAAACTCGCCACACCTACCAAATTGATGGAACCGAAACCTTCGACGTACAGGGTGAGTTAACGCCGGGGGCTGAAATGATTCTGATCATTCGCCGAACCAATAATCAAACGCTTGAGGTGCCAGTAACCTGTCGCTTAGATACCGCAGAAGAAGTTTCGGTATATGAAGCAGGCGGTGTATTGCAGCGTTTCGCCAAGGATTTTTTGGCGGAAAATGTAGCGTAA
- the prpC gene encoding bifunctional 2-methylcitrate synthase/citrate synthase: MEKKPVEKALTGAGLRGQVAGETALCTVGKSGSGLTYRGYDISELAEKAAFEEVSWLLQYGSLPTAKQLAEYNARLKSMRGLPQALKTVLQQIPASAHPMDVMRTGCSMLGNLEQEADFSQQDHAIERMLAVFPSIICYWYRFSHDGVEIETETDDETIGGHFLHMLTGEQPSELHAQVMSASLILYAEHEFNASTFTARVSASTLTDIHSAVTGAIGTLRGPLHGGANEAAMEMIEQWSSPDEAEREIMGRLQRKDKIMGFGHAIYRTNDPRSAIIQQWSKLLAEQVGDTTLFPVSERVDQVMWREKKLFPNADFYHASAYHFMGIPTKLFTPIFVMSRVTGWTAHIKEQRANNRIIRPSAEYTGPDSADWIAIEDRG, encoded by the coding sequence ATGGAGAAGAAACCAGTAGAGAAGGCCTTAACCGGAGCAGGCTTGCGTGGTCAAGTCGCCGGTGAAACCGCCTTATGTACCGTAGGAAAATCAGGTTCAGGTCTGACTTATCGCGGGTATGACATAAGTGAGTTGGCCGAAAAAGCTGCGTTCGAAGAAGTGTCCTGGTTACTGCAGTACGGAAGTTTGCCGACAGCCAAGCAGTTAGCTGAATATAACGCCCGTTTAAAATCAATGCGTGGCTTACCCCAAGCATTGAAAACTGTTTTACAGCAGATTCCTGCTTCCGCACATCCAATGGATGTGATGCGAACGGGTTGTTCAATGCTCGGTAATTTAGAACAAGAAGCTGATTTTTCTCAGCAAGACCATGCCATTGAAAGAATGCTGGCGGTTTTTCCATCGATTATTTGTTACTGGTATCGCTTCAGCCACGACGGCGTTGAAATTGAAACCGAAACCGATGATGAAACAATCGGCGGCCACTTCCTGCATATGCTGACCGGCGAGCAGCCATCTGAACTGCATGCTCAAGTAATGAGCGCTTCGCTGATTTTATATGCGGAACACGAATTCAATGCGTCTACTTTCACGGCGCGCGTCTCGGCATCTACATTGACCGATATTCACTCTGCGGTTACCGGTGCGATTGGAACCTTACGTGGCCCATTGCATGGTGGTGCTAACGAAGCTGCGATGGAAATGATCGAGCAATGGTCATCACCCGATGAAGCTGAACGTGAAATTATGGGCCGGTTGCAGCGTAAAGATAAAATCATGGGCTTTGGTCATGCGATTTATCGCACCAACGATCCACGTAGCGCGATTATCCAGCAATGGTCAAAGTTATTGGCAGAGCAAGTCGGTGACACCACTTTATTCCCGGTTTCTGAGCGGGTTGACCAGGTGATGTGGCGTGAGAAAAAATTATTTCCCAATGCCGATTTCTATCATGCCAGCGCTTATCATTTTATGGGCATTCCTACTAAATTGTTCACGCCAATCTTTGTTATGTCGCGGGTTACCGGTTGGACTGCACATATAAAAGAGCAGCGGGCTAATAATCGGATTATTCGTCCTAGTGCTGAATATACCGGGCCAGATAGCGCCGATTGGATTGCAATTGAAGATCGCGGTTAA
- the prpB gene encoding methylisocitrate lyase, giving the protein MSRSLSPGAIFRKALTENNPLQIVGTINAYSATMAQKIGHQAIYLSGAGVANASYGLPDLAITSLNDVLEDVRRITAASQLPLLVDIDTGWGGAFNISRTVQEMIKAGAAAVHMEDQVSQKRCGHRPNKEIVSTQEMQDRIRAAVDARTDPDFFIMARTDALAQEGLAAAIERAKQYIAAGADGIFAEAVTQLDQYQAFRDALGPDVPLLANITEFGQTELFNKKQLADVGVDMVLYPLSAFRAMNRAAENVYSSILSEGDQKQVVDSMQTRSELYDYLGYHHYEDKLDKLFAEQKQK; this is encoded by the coding sequence ATGTCCCGTAGCCTTTCTCCAGGTGCTATTTTTCGAAAAGCACTGACCGAAAATAATCCACTGCAAATTGTGGGTACGATTAATGCTTATTCAGCGACCATGGCGCAAAAAATTGGTCATCAAGCAATTTATTTATCTGGTGCCGGTGTTGCAAATGCTTCTTACGGATTACCTGATTTAGCGATAACCAGTCTAAATGATGTGCTAGAAGACGTCCGCCGAATTACAGCAGCCAGTCAGTTACCTCTGCTAGTCGATATCGATACCGGTTGGGGTGGTGCATTTAATATTTCACGAACTGTTCAAGAAATGATCAAAGCCGGTGCCGCGGCAGTTCATATGGAAGATCAGGTATCTCAAAAGCGGTGTGGCCATCGGCCGAATAAAGAAATTGTTTCTACACAAGAGATGCAAGATCGTATTCGCGCTGCTGTTGATGCCCGAACAGACCCTGATTTTTTTATTATGGCCCGTACCGATGCTTTGGCTCAGGAAGGGTTGGCTGCAGCGATTGAGCGAGCAAAGCAATATATAGCAGCAGGTGCCGATGGCATTTTTGCTGAAGCGGTAACCCAACTCGATCAATATCAAGCATTTCGTGATGCGCTTGGCCCAGATGTGCCGCTGTTGGCGAATATTACCGAATTTGGCCAAACCGAATTATTTAATAAAAAACAGTTAGCCGATGTCGGTGTAGATATGGTGTTGTACCCACTTTCTGCATTCAGAGCGATGAATCGTGCAGCAGAAAATGTTTATAGCAGCATATTAAGTGAGGGTGACCAAAAGCAGGTGGTCGATAGCATGCAAACCCGAAGCGAGCTCTATGACTATCTTGGTTATCACCATTATGAAGATAAGTTAGATAAATTATTCGCTGAACAAAAACAAAAATAA